DNA sequence from the Vicia villosa cultivar HV-30 ecotype Madison, WI linkage group LG3, Vvil1.0, whole genome shotgun sequence genome:
TGGTACAACTCTTTGGACTGGAAAACTGTACAAcatcactgaggtgattggaagtgggatggagatattccatatctagagaggatctaggtagaagggtcattgggtagggattaagtgagaagttgtaaactgagactgtttagctttgaattaatactgcttatagtggACTTCATTTCTGGCTTGGTATGCCTCCAGAGTAGGTGAGTTTGTCACCAAACTGGGTcaacaattctgtgtgtttttatcttttCAGTACTCTTATTTTCTTGCTTGTTTTATTAATGTCATATCAGATGTCTGAACATCCTTATAGGACATTTCagttctgtcataccagaatttcaattggtatcagagcagataTCTTGTTCGTGTTTTTGGGTGAGATCTCAAGGATGATATTTTCTGGTTCATGAGCAAGAAAGATAGTTTTCCTGAAAAGTTGCATGGACTTGGTCAGTCATATGTTTaagaatggtccctagaagtggaggatggactatTCGTGACAAGGTATATGGTGACCTTGGCTTGAAGCTGTCAGGAAAGTAGAGACTCATGTTGTGCCTGAAGCTTGGTGGAGGAGTTTTTCGAGTATTCTGCTGCATCTGATGGAAAATTCCTGGTGTATCCCTTAAAGATATATCATACTCCATGATAAATGGAGGGTAATATCAACTGACTTATTAAATTAACCTAAGATACTCGAGGTTTGAaccaagtccactcataaaggcatttATAATAAGTTTGTTGATGAGAGATCAAAAGGAAGCAATTTATTTTTGCTCTCTTCTCTGGAAGACCAACCCCGGGTCTTTGTTGAAGGGTCTCTTGGTGCAGTTCTTTAATGATGTTCTACAAGATGCTGGGACATCATATCAGCAAATTATGCAGGATTTTGCTGATTAAAGAGATTGCACAAAAAATGCTTTGGGGGATAAACATTTGTGTATTGTTCAcgtgtttggaacctactcctaatTTATAAGAGGAGGCATATGGGTCTAAGAAGTTTTAAGGCTAGAAACTTGTTAGACATATATGTTGGTCAGGACACGAACAACATATATTGTACTTTTAGGATTAGTTTATTTATGATTTAAGAAAGTAGAAGTGCAGGAGCTAAGCTTGCTATTGTATTTGAAGGACATCTCATCAAAGTTATTCATGTATGAAATCCAGTTATAATGTCAAAGACATTATCTCTAACATTTGTTAGGTTCTCCTGACCAAAGGAACCAAAAATCCAGAGAAAAGGATTTAAGACAGTTGTTATCCAAAGGTTTGAGGTTGATAGCTTTTTCTACAAACAGGATGGAGGTTGTTTACTCAAACTTGTTTCATTTGTCAAGTATATGAGAGCATGGAACTTTGGTTCTGAACAAAGAAGAACTGTTATCCAAGAAGGGATAATGGAAACCGTATCAACCTAGGCTCAGTAATTGATAAGTATATACACTTTGGAAGTATCATCCAATCCATTGGATTGATCCTTCTGTATTAACTTGAGAAAAGGGAGCTGAACATATCACTTCAAGAGCAAGGTATGTACACTCAATGGAGGTCCCTCTCAAGAGAGTCCAATTATGTAgtgtccttgcatattggaacaGTTGGCTATGCACTAGGGTTGAAGTGCATTATGGAGCCTTGAAGAAGCCTTGAAAAATGCTTCTGCCTTATATACCTGATTAGAGGGAATATCCTCTTAAGGTGAAGAAGGTTGGCTCCTACCACCTCAATGTCAGATAGGAGGTCTGTTCATATGTTCCTGAGGTGTGAATCATGCATCTGCATGAAGTCATTATCTGATCATGAAGGATGATCAGTTGTTGAAGGTCTCTTGTATCCCCAGCAAGAGTTATACAGAGATTACTATGGTATTTCCTCCAGAAACCATAGTTTTTGAATCTATGTGTAAAAGGAAGATGTCAGATCTGATGTTAAGACATCATCTCAGGTATTTATCTCTTCAACAAAGGAAGGCTAGTTTTGTCCAGAATAAAGCACGAGGTCAAACTACTGACCTGTTCTAGAATTGTTGTGATGAAGGAGGTTGTCATAACTTTTGTCATTAAGAAGAAACAGCCTAAGTCACAGGTATGCAGGAGGTTGTGCATAGGACTAAAGGTGAATACAGATGGGAGATGAAGTATTTATCTATAGAGTTATGCATGTTATACAGTCTAAACTCATAAAGTTCAGTATCTATATAGGAAATTCATTGTTCCCCATGTGGCTGAGTAGCTTAATCACAAGAGCTACTGACTATTGAGAGTTTATTTCTCTCAGTGGTGGTGTGTGACAACAAGATGTCTAAaatgatgttggaacatcataATTACTGGTTGTTGACAAGTTCATCACTATATTCAGAAGTGATGTTTCTAAATATGACAGAAGCAGTATATGGAGCTTTTGGCCCTATCCACATTGGTGTATAATGAAGGCATTACTCCTGAAGACAACAATTAAATCCATAAATTGCTAGGGGTTATAAATCAGATAGGGGATCTGATCAACATGCCTTTCAAGGAAACTTTCTTCTTTAACAAGGACAAAATGATAGTCTGAAGCCTGTATAACAAAGAAGCTAAGTACATCTTCTTTGGAATATGTGAAAAGATCCAAGTCAAGTGTGTCGTTGCTTATGTGAACAGCTCAGGGTACTCAAGGAGCTAATGATTCTGGGTCTATAAAAGTCCAGATGATTTTACAGTATAAAGTCATACTCAGCTGGATGTCCAACCAGGAGTATGTAATAGTGGTTACCCTACACTATGGGAAGATGAAGTCTCTTATAACTCTTCATCCTGTGCTTAAAGGTTCATCTTTAACTTAAGCATTATTGTCCATAACATAAGAAGTATTGGACTTATTCATGGATTAAAGCTGCAGTAATGCAGTCTTGGGGACGGAATGTCATACAACATGTCGGGACATTTCAGTATGCTTGACATGGCGTAAATGGTTAAACCAAGTAAAGGTGATTGGTGTAATCATTTGATCTTAAGTTTCGCAAGGTGGACTCTGAGAGATTATAGGGATTCtgggagaatttatttttctctgcaGAATCTAAAGGGGTATTGAGATCAGCAAAGACAGTGCACTACTACTTCTAATCTTATGGGAAAGTCTTTTAAAGACTAATCTATTCAAGTTGCAGGACAATGTCAAACTCGAAGTTAGGACATATctcaagacatgttttatccttgaaGACCAGTAGGGAGCACTCTTAAATGTTTTATCTAATATgtgtattgatggtgtgtatcacgtgTTCTGACTTCCGTGCATGTTTTGGAAACTGTCAGTTCCAAAAAAATTGGTTCTGATGAAGTTACTTCTTCTAGCCGATGCACAAAACGTACCTGatgtattttttgttgttgtagggTTTTTTACCAAAATATTTTTACAGTCTAGGTACGTTATTTTGATTTCTCAAGTATTTAGAGagtctttttgtttctttttattcaCTTCATATTTCATgtatttgtttgtttgttctcATGTCCTTCTTTCGGATATGAGTAAGTTAGAGTCTGTGAAGGTTATGTTTGTCATCTTGTGGCAAGCATAGGGaaaaagggtagtgttcagacattgctAAGTCTGAGGTCAATCTTTGCAGTTGTTTTGCAAAGGTGACGAATAGAATAGTCTATTCAGAGTCTGTTTAGTTTGCAGTTTGTTTCCGTTATGCAAATGTTTCCTTTTTGTCTTGTTTTTTTAACACAAATTGTGTCTTGTGTTCTTAGTTATCCAATATAGAGGTCTGGTTTCTCTATGTCAGTGAATGGATAGTTCAAGTGTTTGTTTCTGTTGGTGTGTTTCCTCTTATGCTCTAAAAGAGGATGTTTTTTTTTGTGTCATAGCATAGTTCTCAGTTTGAGGGAGAGTATCAAAtattttcttcctcatgtgcacCATGACTTCAGATTTTTCTCCTTCTATGTGAAGTTGTTGTTTATGGTGTTATGGTTACCGTGCTATAGCGAGTTCTTTTTCTtaatagcctttgtttttttCAGGCTAAAAGGGGGAGAAGTGGTTATTTATGTTATCTCTAGAGATCATCTTTTAAGGAGGAGAAACTATGTGTTATCCGTGGGAtccttgagagagagagagagagagagagagagagagagagagagagagagagagagagcattgGAGTTAGGACTACCAAGAAGATGTCCCGGTATGATGTTGAGACATCATAGACGAATATTGTAGACTGTCTCATACAAAGATTGAAGATCATAAACAGTGACTATCTGAAGACTTCCAAATTGCTGTTGTTGTTCTTAATTATTAAAGACAGTTGTATTTGTTTAGCTTCTGTAATACAAAGgttgtataaattatttttagccaaaataagccaaagggggagatttttatttctctataatttgaattggcatcaggtttggtaaaactaatatagTAGCAATTAGTTAAATAGGAtatataacttgtaagagaaagtgGGTGGAAGTTTTATTTAACAAAGAAACATGTTGAGTTTATTTGTTTCAACATCTGGATAACATGTCAAAGAAGATGTCCTATGCAAGCCATTTGACATCGTGCCTGAATAAGAACTGCTGTTAATTGAATCTGACTCAACAATTAACAGCAATGCAGAATATTACTAACCAATATTATGCAATCATAGGTGGCGCAAAGAAGAATCTGgaagaatcaaatcaaaatataTTGGATTGAAGACTTTCTAATCTTGGAGATTtattaggaagatttgattgaagacctattttgtagGAGAATCTTTTGGAGATTTGTTACAACATATTTGTTGTAATTAGAAGCCCAAGtctagttgggaataggttataaatagaagctttgtaacctaggtTTAGAAGTTAACCAATATGTAAAATTATAAGGGTTGCGTTGGTAGGTGAAACCACACGGTTTATGGGATGGTCACCTTGTTCTTACTCAaaagcctttaggtaatgagttgagtattgttcttggaggaagcttttaagaAACTCCAAGATGGTGCTCTTAGTCTAAAGTCAAGGCTGAGTATGGAGGGAAATGTGGCTTCCTGCCCAACATAGGAGTGTGTCTCCTcgtcatggaagtgtgtcttatATTCTGTGGATACAGGATTGTGGAAATTAGGTCGTTGGTACAACTCCTGGGACTGGAAAACTGTACAACATCATTaaggtgattggaagtgggatggagatattccatatctagagaggatctaggtagaagggtcattgggtggGGATTAAGTGCGAATTTGTAAACTGGGACTGTTTAGCTTCGAATTAATACTGGTGATAATGGACTTCACTCTTGGCATGGTATGCCCCCATAGTAGGTGTGTTTATCACCGAAATGGGtcaacaattttgtgtgtttttatctTTTCAGTACTGTTATTTTCTTGCATGTGTTATTAATGTCTgatcagatgtctcaacatccttataggacatctgagttctgtcataccagaatttcacacATAACAATAGTTAACATCACAACATGATTAACACCCTTCATAATTTATGTTATTCTAGGAATATTATTCACTTTATAAATGCAACCATTCATTTGCATGCGAGTAAGGTCAAAATGTTAACTTCAAGGGCAATTTTTCTCTTACATGTAGCTTGTATCATGTGGAGGACTATAGAATTATTAATAACTTCTTGGTGTTTACCCTTCATAGCAGATATAAGCCTATCATTAATCTCCTTTAGAATCTCTCAATTGTGTTTTATACCAAGGTAAATACGGGTGGTTCCCTTCTTTGTCAACCTCAAAGATTTTCTTACAGATGGATCTTTAGGGACCATGGAGTCACTTATCTGGAGAGATTTTCTTACAATACTAGTGAGTGGTTAGTTCTTGCACATGAGATTCATGTTTCATCTTGGCTATCGAGATTTCTCATCATCATGGTTGGAAGAACCTTTGAATTTAGGGAGAATCCACCAATGCATTAATATCCTTTTCCAGCAAGAGCTTAGTTCCTTAGAAGATAAGAAATCGATGGAACAAATTCCTTAGTTTTGGTTTAAACTTAATTACTTTCCACATATATAAATAGTAGAATTATTATAGACAACCTAGCTAATAAATGTCACTTGATCAATAACCTAATTTGGTACGAAACGCTTCTCCTTTTCGTTAGTGATGactttttctaaaatttctttggaATCCCCGCGTTTATATTCCTTTAGGCTATGTtagggagtttggaggggaagggagggaagggctttgaaaaatataaagaatttggtgaaaagaataaaaggattttgggtatgagggttttggagggtttgagtttattcataacactaaaaaccccataaaatgggagaACTCAcaaattgtattgaatgagggttttggagggttttgaagggcttacataaattttccaaatatcttttaggttgttatagtattctgaaaattaaaaatttagtaatgataatgactcttttattattctaaacaaaatcattttttaaaaaaatgtcaaatattttcctatattttttaaaaaatttatttttggaagtcttcccctcccctaccctccaaactcccaaacatagccttagtgtttttgtttttcgttttgttttttattttatttccctcCTATTGCTTTTGGTTTACTTTCCTCCATTTTGGATCAGGTTTGGCACCCTCCTAAATTTGTGACCTCTTGGAGGTTCCAACCTAGTTGAGATGTCTATGTTCATCGCTTGCCCAACAAACTCTTAGTTCATCTTAAAAAATCTCATACAAAACAATATATCAAATCAACCCCcttttttcttatgttttttaCTCTATTCTTGCATCTTTGTCACCTAAAAGTCACAcaagttatttaaaattttaaaatattttttattatgtttattaaatgctagaaaataaatatttactttttgtttttattttttctagAAAATATTGTTGTTGTATGTTAGATTTGTTAATTTCACTTATAATTATTACCTAAAATTAGATAACTATCAAAAGACGAAGTTAAGAGGAGTAActaaattttgttatttattgttATTCATAACTTTTCTTTAATACGGGACTCTCATTTAACCGACTTCTCAAAACAAATTTAACCAACTCGAAAATAACTTCTATCTATATAATCATATACCAATTCAACTACTTCTTTAATATCAATcaataatcattttaatttctCATATATGTTTTGTCTTCTTTTATAATTGGAAATTTTCAAGGATAATTATACTACGTCATGGTATCTCAAGGTACAAATTATGTCCTATGGTATTTTGTTTTCTCAATTGTCATTGTTATTCTATTCACTCCAAGACTTAGTTATGCCGAACAATCAGAGTTAATGGATTCGAATATGAACATGATTGATCATTGTTGGAGGCCAAATCCTGAATGGAGGAGGCATAAGCAACAAATAGCAACTTGCTCTGTAGGCTATGCTGGAAAAATGGTAAACAACATTGGTAAGGACCTCATACATTATAAAGTTACTGATCCAAATGATGACCCTATAAACCCCAAATTGGGTACATTGAGATATGGAGCATCTGTAATTCAAGGTAAAGTATGGATCACATTTCAAAAAGACATGAACATTAGACTCGTGAAACCCCTTCTCATTAGTAGTTTCACTACCATTGATGGTCGCGGGGTCAATATCCATATTGCCGACAATGCATGTTTAATGATATTCAAGGTAATCACCAAATACATAAATATTACTAGGAAAAATTGAGACGATAAATATTGATAGAAAAATTAATTCCCTCTAATTCTTTTATCATAAAATTTGGAGATAAATGTTTTGCCTTTCTAAATTTCCCTcaccaattttatatttttagtgtGAGTTTTGTTTCATGAATTAGTAACAAATTTCTCTTACTTTCTAGGCCACCAACATAATCATTCATAGCATTCGAATTCACCATTGCAAAGCTCAAGCCCCGGGGATGGTGATGGGGCCTAATGGGAAGGTAATTCATTTGGGACCCGTTGATGGAGATGCAATAAGATTAGTTACCGCTTCAAAAGTTTGGATTGATCATAATACACTTTATGATTGTGAAGATGGTCTTCTTGATGTCACTCGAGGCTCTAGTAACGTGACTATATCCAATAATTGGTTTAGAGAACAAGATAAAGTCATGCTTCTTGGTCATGATGATGGATACGTGAGAGACAAAAACATGAAGGTTActgttgtgtataattattttgGACCTAACTGCAACCAACGAATGCCTAGGTAATTGAGTACTTGATTATGATGTTTTTttactagaagaatttttttaaatagggaaaagctaacatgtgccccaagggcacaattTAATAAGttgtttatagaaatattttattgaaacatGTGCATTCAATGtttcgaaactttaaatatgaatttattacgtttaattatatttgactttttctaattatagtatccttaacatgtgcccttagggcacatgttagcatgaccctaaatttaaatatacaaacaaaaacttattataaagtttttattgtttttatttgtaaaaaaatggtGTAGAATTCGTCATGGATATGCACATGTAGCAAACAATCTTTATTTAGGATGGGTGCAATATGCCATTGGTGGAAGTATGGGACCTAGTCTAAAGAGTGAGTCTAACCTCTTTATAGCACCAAAAGTTGGGAGTAAGGAggtatatgtttaattttagcAAATTGTTTTCAACTAGCTAACGTGTATAAACAAAATCTTTTAACTTTTATTAGATGTTTTGCTAATTATACAATGTGTGTAGGTAACATGGAGAAACATTGGTCAAACAAGTGGGAACAAATGGGAGTTTCATTCGGTAAGAGATGCATTTGAAAATGGAGCCTCTTTTGCGGTAACAAAAGGTGGACGTGTGCCGAAGCCGAATTACAACAAAGAACAAAGTTTTAAAGTTGTCGATGTTAAATATGTTAGATCATTGACAAGATTTTCAGGTGCATTTCAATGTGGTAGAAGCTCTATATGTTGAACAAAAATATGTATAAGATCGATCTTGAAGCACAATGTGCATAACTAGTGTGAAATTTTTTGGTTATACTATGACAATGGTTATGGATGGACAGTTTTGCAGTGCATTATTTTGATCATATCTAGAGTTTCGTAAGTTGTTTAAGAAAATTTAATGAAGAAGTCAAAGTCTAACTCAAACTGTAAAAGGAGATAAAATAGCGAGTAACATTATGATGTTGTTACGGATCTAAATTGTAAAAATTGAGTTACTTCCTAACTTTCTCCCAACTCTAAAATCCAAGTAAATGCCTATTTAATGAGAATAAAGACGTGGATTTTAGTGTCAAATTTTGTTCCATAATTTTTATTTCAACCATGTTCCAAATTTTATGGGATAAGAGACAAGTTCTGGGGCATTGGAGAATGGAGAAGACAAGAAGTCAAATAAGGATTCATCTTTAATCGTTTGTAAAGATTAATCTATTTCTTGTATTGAATCGACCATAAATATATTAAGGATGAGTGGTTAGTTCCATTATAATAAGTTCCCTTAGAAACATTTGTCCCTTAATAATGAGAATGATGCGATCAATATAGATTTTTTTCCATGATGATGAACTTCTTATAGTTATTCattaatattttgtatttaatGTTTTTTCCGGTGCAGATTTATCTAGGAATTAAGAACTAAACTTATATTTTGCTAGTGGAATTAAATATTGTTGATCGGTTATTTATGATCACTAAGGACATGCTCAGCGGTgacataattattttatgttcGATCAAATTGTTGTCGGTGGCAACTCTTCCCAACACATAAGAGGATTGTAATTACATAAAACAGGATACACAACGAGAAATCTTACGTAACTATATTGTAAAATTTTCGTGATATAAGAAAACTTCTTATAGGATCAAAGATGGATTAACCACATAAAAAGGGAAAATGGTTCAAAGGGGGCTTAACCACTTCTCCTAATAGAATTCTCAATTATGAGTTTTGtttagttaattttattatttacacaACCAATATAATTGTGATGTATGCAACCCCTTTTCTACAATTATGTCACATGCTTCCCTAATCGTAAGTATCCTTAGCTTTGTATATCGATAATTTTTATTCACCACTTGTGAATTTTTGTTGACacaatttttctaaaattttattttaacacCAACAAAATGGTGTTGTTGTCAGGAATTCGCTATTTCACAAGTGTACGACATATATCACGAAATTGATTGTTCCACTAAGAATATGTTTGATTACCGATTATTCATATTTTGATTATCATTTAAAAAGAAGTAATCTTGATTCGTTTAGttattttttaggtttataattttaataaaaactagACTTAGGATTTTGATTCCTTATCTAAAACAAACTCTTCAAATTTTTTTTACTACTTAGCTTATTAAAATTTTACTTTgacataattattatataaatttagtTATATTTCTTTCAAACAATATATTTGTATCTTAAATCACTGAATCACCTAATTTTGTGGTTTATTCGATGATGAGACCCTTTAAGAGATGTTAtttgcaacaacaacaaatctcaataattataaaatatttcatgTTATAGTTTATTCATCTAATCTTTATGTGTCAAATATAGGACTTCACCTTTTAGTTCATCGAATCACATATGATATCATCTTTACTTTCATAGGAGTTCCTAAAGTTATTAACGATTAGAGTATGGGCTTCATTTTATAAAACAAAGTTTTGAACTAAGTTTTACGAGAGTTTGTCATTTAGACAATCCTCATGAGTCATAATCCTAAAACTATGCGAATATACTCAATCATATATGAGtttgaataataaattataatcataagtatagtaaaaataaaataataataaagcaaaacAAGTAAGGTAAAAGAAAAACATGACCTCGGTAGAAAATGCAACAAAATATTACAAGAATAGAAAATTTCTTTCTTACAATAATcttacattaaaaataatttctaatAATTCTAGATGTCCATAAACATAAGAAATAATGCGTATTTATTATTGGTGTAAGCCTTAAAGGCTAGTATATTTATTAGAACTGGGTACTTTGTGTCCAATTATCTAGTATTAATAATAAGATTGTTTCTTATTATGTTTGTTTTCCCAAAGTAATAAAGTCCCTATAATACTGAGTCTATTTAATGAAGAATTAAATGTGATTTAATCTCGAGACTCCATTAAATATAATGACAATATTCTTATAATATATGTAGTGAAGCTTTATTGTGAAGTGTGATAACATTAAAGTGTCGAGATTATTGTATGGACAAACTAATGATCACATCTCACTGATTAATGATAAAGAGTTATCAAGTATTCACATATGTATAAACATTATGAACAATATTTATACTGAAATGGCCCGCTATGATAATACTAAGTAGAATATTATgcaagtgtcataagttattatCACGGTGATAATGGTGTATAAAACACTTTGATCTGAAACCACTATCGACCCTAGAGTTGGATTTGCATACTTTATTGTTTATCAAACATTGTATGTAATATGATGCCCATAAATATGGTTTATGAGTACTTCATATATCATGATGAAGGACATGAGTATCCTAGGGGAAATTTTACCATCTTGCGTAAGGATGAATGTCTAAGAGCCGAACATGGAACTAGAAAATTATGACATGATCTATaccttgtgttcaatatagacatgATAGAAAAATGTTAAATATACACATAAACGTTATCACATAAGGGTTTTGTTAGATTACATGACATTTCTTAGACTTGGACAACAATGATGTGTTTCTAGATACCGCTCAttgtttaatatattaaatatgttATTTGATATAATTGCCAACACCACAAGAACCTACAGGGTCACACGCATAAAGATATATTGATgggaaaaaataaataagtgaatCCTGTTTGATTATAGTGTCTCAGAATGCACTATCCTCAATTAGAGAAACGTTATACATCGTAAAGTACTCTGTACTTAAGCGTAATATGGAACTCCGCAAGGTATGTTGTACGTAAAGTGGAATAAGGAACATTGTAATGTATCTCGTATTTAAGTAGAATATAGAACATCAAGACACAATGCACTTAAGTGGAATACAATATACCATAAGGTACAATGTGCTTACTGGGCTTGTTCAAATCACACTACTTTTTATATGGTGATTCATGGTTTTCCAATTCTTTTCACCTGTTTTTGATAAATGCATGCGAGAAAAGCCTAATAGGTGTTTCTTTACTTTTCATAGATAAATCAGGGTTTTTAATGATTTCTTGTGAAATAAGCTAAAAAGTGTTGACGTTTTGAACGCAAATCTTGTACTTATCAAATCTCCCCAACTTACCCTTTTGTTTGTCCTCAACCGAAATTATTATATGATTAAAAAATGTTGCATGTTTCTTTCGGTAGGTTGACTAGCTTCAGGTCCATATTTTGGAAATTTTATATATGGCATGGTGTTATTTTTTTCAAATGCATGTTCATAATCAATATCATGACTATCCATGAACCATAGCATACAGATGGATATTTTTCTTGACCAaagtaatattttttaaacaagCCAAAGTCAACATTTAATTATTCACAAGGATCGTGATCTCACTGGGTAACTCTCAATGGTTAGTGTTTCCCTTAAAAATTAAGACAATGCATATATTTTAGTAA
Encoded proteins:
- the LOC131656221 gene encoding probable pectate lyase 4, with the protein product MVSQGTNYVLWYFVFSIVIVILFTPRLSYAEQSELMDSNMNMIDHCWRPNPEWRRHKQQIATCSVGYAGKMVNNIGKDLIHYKVTDPNDDPINPKLGTLRYGASVIQGKVWITFQKDMNIRLVKPLLISSFTTIDGRGVNIHIADNACLMIFKATNIIIHSIRIHHCKAQAPGMVMGPNGKVIHLGPVDGDAIRLVTASKVWIDHNTLYDCEDGLLDVTRGSSNVTISNNWFREQDKVMLLGHDDGYVRDKNMKVTVVYNYFGPNCNQRMPRIRHGYAHVANNLYLGWVQYAIGGSMGPSLKSESNLFIAPKVGSKEVTWRNIGQTSGNKWEFHSVRDAFENGASFAVTKGGRVPKPNYNKEQSFKVVDVKYVRSLTRFSGAFQCGRSSIC